CGGGCGACGAAGTGACAATGAGCAAAATCTTATCCATTGAACAAATATATACAGAATCTATACAATCGTGTGCTTATGGCAGGAGCCAGAAGGAAAAAACAACTAATTTAGCCCATACAGATACACGCAACACAAACCAATATGGAAGAAGCAACTCTCTTATGTACGTATCCGAATTGAAAAGTGGATCACCTTAGTTTATCTTATTGAAGTTGGTACCCTACCGGCTAGAACTCTATTGAAGATTAGATGTGGAGGAGGAAcagagaggaaggagaaaaaaaaagagaaagatgaaCTCTATTGAAAATTAGATGTGGACGAGGAagaaagaggaaggagaaaaaaaaaaaagatgagatgaaggtaaagaaggaagaagaaaaaatcaatCTTACCCACATGATCTTGCTTACCTTTGCTCCACAGAGTCCTTGTCCATACCAACCTTATGCCTGGTCGTTTTGGTAGGCCTGTGCACTAGTGCTTGTTCCTCACCAACCCGATAGGGGCAGCAATCGCATCCTACGGTCACAATGCTCGCCACGTCAGATTTGAGCATCTGATCCCCGACCAGCCAACATCGCCATCCCTTGTCACGGCTATCGGAAATTACAGCTTTCGTACACCGTCCGATCTTCTCCCGACGGACGAGATCGAGGCCTGCCCGTTCTGCTCCAGGGTCCGTACCACGTCGGCCATCGACGGCCTGAGGCTCGGGTTCTCGCGGACGCAAGCCGCGGCCAATGCCACCAAGACTGCAGCCTCACCGGCGTCGTACTTGCACCCCAGCCTTTGGTCAACGAGCTTGCCAACGTCGCATGAACCGACTGCGTTAATCTTCGGCGTGACGGCCGCCGTCAGGAGCCGGCCGTCGCAGAACGCCTGCACGCCGGTAAGCAGCTCGAGCAGCAGCACcccgaagctgtacacgtcgctCTTCTTGGTGACGACGCCGGAGCGGAGGTAGTGCGGGTCGACGTACCCGGGGGTCCCGAGCACGGAGAGGGCCGAGGGCCGCGGGCGCGGGTGTACAGCCGCCGAGAACCCCGCGCGCGCCGACCCGAAGTCGCAGAGCCTGGCGCCCATGGCCGCGTCGAGCAGGACGTTCGAAGCCTTCACGTCGCCGTGCACCACCTGGGGCTCGCACCGCTCGTGGAGGTACTCCAGAGCGCGGGCCACCTGCAGCGCCACCGACACTCGCCGCACCCACGGCATCGACCCGGCGCCCTTGCCTCCGCCGTGGAGCTGATCGTGCAGGTTCCCGTTCGGAGCAAACTCCAGCACGAGCACGCCTTCGTCTGCGTCGACAACCAGAGTTGTTGAAAACTTTCATGTCAGATTAATGTCAGGTTCAAAGAAATTGAGGTTCTTGGCGCGCGAATGGCGAGGTAGCACGTACTCACCTCGCTGGTCGCAGAAGGCTAGGAGGCGGACTATATGGGGATGTCGGACGCGGAGGAGGGCTTCGAGCTCCTGGCGAAACGCGCGATGGAGGCGCTCGCTGCTGCGGTGGACTTTGACGGCCGCGAGGGAGCCGGCTAGGCGGGCGAGGTAGACGGTGCTGAAGCCGCCCTCGCCGACGACGGCCGACGTGAAGCCACCCGTCATGGCCTCCACCTGGGCCCACGTCAGCTGCCTCGCCGTCCCGATCGCGGTGGCGGCCATCTTGCCGGTCGGGTTCTTGGCGCTGGACTGATCAGCAGCGTCCACAGAGGCTCCTCGCCCCCCGGTGGTGACGGTCGCAGTGGCGCTGCCCCCGCACACGCAGCAGAGGAGCCCGTGCCTGTGCAGTAGCATCTCTGCCTTCCGTAATCGTACCAGTTGGACTTTGGAAGAGGAGACGCGTGCAGCTTTTGGGGCCGCGTGTGGTGGTGCTGGTGCATATATAGGTGGGCGCGCGCGCGATGATTCGATTCGGCGGCCGCAGGGGTGTGAGCAGAGGCACAGCCAGCTTCCAAACCCACTTGAAGCAGTCTTTTCTTTGGATACtaaaacagtttaaattttCAGCACATTCTAATGCCCCATAGTCAATAACACTAAACCGTTTGCATGACATGTATTGCAGACCTTGTCGATGCTCAAATGACAGAAAAAGAGGGCAGGACTAAAACTTTTCTTTTAGCCTTTTTTTCTCGCAAGGAATGATCATAGTAAGTAAGTTACTAATACTCAAGACCTGAAATTGAACCTACTTGATTTACAACCTGAAACTTACAAGGGCAGTCGTCGTCAGTACAACAGACTACGGAATCATACTAGTACCTAACGCTACCCCTTTTGTTTTGTCAGTCCCATGGGCTGCGACGGCATGCATAAGCGTGCTTAATTTACTTCTCAACATTGATCATGCAGATGTTAATGAAACTCGTGCATTTTTTTTTGCGTGTTCtctgaaaaagaagaaggatccGTCTTCTACAGATAGGTGCTTCTTAATCTGAAGCGCGTATCAGAGAGCTCAATTTTCCCAAAATCAACCCGCACAGTCTGAATACTGAAAAGAAGATAGTTAGAGTTACTATTGCAAAGTGTTTGGTGCGATCGATCGTTTCCACTCTGATGCTGGTTGGTCTCTGCCTCCCGTCGAATGTATTTTGTTTGCACAATAAGCAGTGGCCTGATGAGGTGAGGTGAAGAGATGACGATCGAGCTGAGATGATGCCTCACTGGTCACTAGGACCAGTGAGCAGCACAGTGTTTTGCGTTGAAGCAATAGCTAGCTTTCATGTCTCGTTTCCATCAGGCCTGCATTTAGCCATTTACCAACCATACGAATAGGATGTTTCTTCTCGTTCGTACTGCGCTGAGGAGATGTTGCAATTCATCAGATACAGTGCATGGCCTGCCTGACCTGACTGCATGCTATTGTTAATCCACCGGTAATGCTAGAATGCTGGCGTTTTGCACAACTTTGTTAGGTTCTGACTGGTAACGTCTATGGGTATTTTTAAGGTCTGTATGTTTTTTATTTGGATTgtaattttagttttttaaattaTAATATCAAATAAATAGGACgattttacaatccacaatTTATAATCTCAGATCAGATGATATCATAATCCACAATCTAAGAAAAGATTGCTTTTAGCCGATTGTGACATATATTTACTCACCATAACATTATAAAATAACGGTTTGCTTCTTCCTCCATTTGCTTTTTTCTCCCTCCTGACCTCCACGAGCTCCTTGCCCTCGACGTGCCCTCAGGAGACGGCTTCCCGGACTACCACTCCCGCACTAGCCTCTATCTCCTCCGCTTCACCATGCAAGAGGTCTCGATCGCCATTGTCGTGACTCTGCCCGTCCCTCCCACCCTTGGCAGACAAGTAGGTTGGATGTCGCCTCCGGCTCTCGTCTCGATGTACGACTGCTATTACGTGCTGGTGATGCCCTACCTAGACGGCAATCTAGTGTTCCACGTCTCCGACTCCAGCATCATGTTTGTCAGCGCCAACATCGCGgacttcctcctcctcacttTTTTGCCGAGCCAACCCCCGCGTGTAGCTCTGGCGCCAACTCATTGGGCCGGTGCCGTCCCCCGCGCCAATCCCGTCGCGGACAGATTATGAGAGGAAGGTGGAGAGCGAGTCTgtaggggagggagagagagagtggagagCGAGTCTgtaggggagggagagagagaggagaaattaTAATAATTTGGTGTTGTTTGTTTTATATTGTATAATCTAGATTTTAGCAATTTAAATTTGATATTGTGAGAATAAATACAGATCGttagaatcataataaaaaataaaaaatccttagactttcaaaatattatattcGCAACTAACAACAACTAGCAAGTGTAGCGGTATCTTTGAGAAAGATCGATGAAGAATATTATATATAGTTTAACTCATTTCAGTGAGAGGCCACTCGGCGTGACGGCGTCTACCTAATCGCCGATAACGAAAGAGATAAAGCGCACAATCACAACCAGAACCTGTTgaatccctctctctctctctcaaaagcaaagaaagaaagaaaagggaggCAGAACCTGTGGCTGCATGCTATGTTTCGGGCCGTACGTCGCCATCCAACGTGTACAAATTAAATTCCACTAATCGCATCAGGAGGGATTCTACTTGTAGTCGTGGGCCGGCCATTAGTGCAAACTCATTTCAATGGGCCCATGACAGAAGAGGACATCTTAACGTAGCCTCTGACTCTGCCATTCAGTTGAGTTCCAATAAATAAACACAACAGCATATAATGCAGAGCAGTGCGAATGTGCGATCCTCGATCTCCACGGGGCCACCTCTCAATTCTCTCACAttctcaaatcaaacaagaGAAACTACCTCCTATATTAACaggattattttttaaaactgtCTATTCATCTATTGACAGTTCTTTAAATCTAATATCTATTGAATTTTAGGTTATTCATCTCGATTCAACAACTCATCTCTTCCCTCAACCCATCTATGATCCCCTTAACCCCTCCTGAGCGCCCAAGTGTTCCAACCTTATCCACTACTTAGCCCCCTGCTCTGCCCCGCCTCCCTACCACCTTGTCGGCATCGTGCCTGACTCCAACGCGGCCCGCTCACCTCCGccacccctctccctcctccgcgCCACCACTTCTCCTCCCCGCGCTCCCCCACCGTCACCGCCTCCTCGCCCGGCTCACTTTTTTGGTTCACTTTTTTTGTCAACAGATAAATATCAGTTCTGttattttttttgataaaagcAGTTTTATTGGCTATTATCGAGATGATACAAATTCAAAGAGTTCATTTCTGATTTTTACATAGCTTGTATTCACACCTAAAGCTATCAATGAGGCGAGCTCAAGCAAACCCGTCACCTCAAGCTTTAGCTGGATAAAAACTCAAGCCGAGCCAAAGACCTGGTAGAGCCTACAACCAGATTTGAGATTTACATGTTAGGTATCGAGCTGAGCTCGAATCAAACCTAGAACGAGTCAAGTTTAAGTAACTCGTGAGCCTCGAGTTTTTTAATAGCCCTATCTATGAGCAAATGCGTATGTAGTCACGTCGCCTTGATGTTAGACGAGTAGACTTTGGAATTAGATCATgaggtttaaaaaataaacttgaCTAAAGTAAATGGACATTGACTTTACCTTGATAGAAAGCAATTATAGTTAGCCGAGTTTTTGACGAGCTATTCAAGCTCATTGCTAGGTTTGAGCTCAGCTTGTTAAGATCTTAAACCAATCTTGAATTAAATCTATAGCGAGCCGAGTTTGAATAACTTATGAGTCTGGAGCCTTTTTAAGGGCCCTATGCACACCGCCAAAGAAAGAAAAGCGGAAACAACAAAAGCAGCAAAAACAAAAGACCACTTGACAGAATCAATTGATGGCTTGTATCATTAGTGGGTTTATCAAGTGGTTAGTGACTGCAATGGATGATAGTGCTACAAGAAGTAGGCAAATATACGTTTTTCTTTAAAGATCCAATCAAATTAAATTTAACTTTGCTAATGGGATGGATTATATAGTGTTTCCCATGATATTTTGTCGGCTAAACTGGTGCTGAATTGGAATCAAGCAAGCTTCCTtctgcaaaaaggaaaaaggaatcAAGGAAGCTCCAGCACTAGAGaaacgagttttttttatagaagtACATATAAAAACACAACCCATCCATTACACTCATACACACGCACATACACGTGTGCGTGTTCTAACTCAAACTAAAGACAGATTAGAAAGCTCAGACTCTTAACGTGCGAGCATACACATCCTATTAACACGCACGCGTGTGTATCTAAATCTCAGGAGCCGCTAGGGTTAAAACCCTGAGAGGAACACGCACACGAGTGAACGACGATCAACGATGGGCCAGTTTAGGCATCAGGCCCAAGCATTCATCTTACGCTCAGTTTGGGCCAAAAATCAACGATGGGCCAGCAAAAACAATTTCTCTTTCGATTCTCAAAAATgaattcgcaaaaaaaaaaaactagaaaatgaACCGCCATTTTTTTCCACCGTCGGACGGTCGGAGTGACTTCTCTTATTCACCGCTGTAACCTACGATACATCAATTTAGATAGTCAAATATTTTATTAacataaataatattataactAAAATATCGATACATTAAGTGACAAATCATAAATTTATACCTCTACCTCACCTGACTAGCCCACGCAGCCATCAGGCTTCGAAACTGCAACTCCTCTCCCGTTCGGGTTTGGCGAGAGAGCGCGAGGTGATCAGCAATGGAGGCCGCAGGGTTAGGGCTTCGGGGTTCTCCCTGCGGCTGCTCGTGCCACCGCACCGGAAAGAGGCGAGGCGATGCGGCGCTTCCCTTCTCACCTCACCTGACCAGCCCCTTCCACTCGAGTAGATTCGAGATGCTTCGTCTCGATTCAGAGGGGGCAGAGTGGTGAGCAAGAGAGCGCTCCCGTCCACATTTACCAGGGTCCAGGGCCGACCCCCGACTAGACCACAGCAGTGATAATAGCGGGAGGTAAAATCCCTGATGCTGTTGGTGAGCAAATCAGTAATCATATTTCCACTCCTTGTGCTGCTTAATGTCACTGTGCTACGCACATTGTGTTCTCTGGCTTGTACAATTCGCTGTTCTATTTTATTTTCCCTGAATGCTTACACTGCTCGATTGAATGGACATCACACCATGTTTGAGCTGTTGATGCAATAGCTATTCATCACCTCATTGTTTAGGTACTGATTTCGAATGAAAATTGTTTATATTTAAGATGCATATTTATTATAGTCACTGCATCCTTACATCTGATGTAAGTTCATTACCGTGCCGCTTTCACTACCATTCAATATTAAGTCCTTATTGGGCGCCTCTTGACAGTTCTTGTGACTGTTGTTTGTCATTTATGATTCTATCATGGCTGTTCACATTGCCACTGCCATGCCAGTCACCTTGTTGCAACCATCGTAGCTCTTCTTGATGCCAACCAAATCACTATGGTCACTGCAGTggtctgcattttttttttttgagaaagttGGGAGGAAAGGCCCCTACCTATTTTCATTGCAAAAACATAAGAAAGTTCCATTACATGCATGGGAATAGATGAAGAAGGGGAAAAGGAGGGCAGAGATTACAAGTTACAAATGAGAACCTTGCAAAAGCGTTGTAGCAACCACTTAAAATTGTTACGAAGAAATTTAAACTGCTCTACAAATTAGTGTGGTAGgtgagagaggggagagattACGAGTTCTGTTGTTTTGTGGGATTTTCCTCAAATTTAATTGCGCAAATTATTGCAATTCTAATTGACACCCAGAAGTTTAGATATGCACTTCAGCAAAGAGAATGATCAAACAGAACCAATTTTGGTCTAGCTATTCATGTATGAAATGAGTCAGACTTCACTTGAATTTTAGGCTCTGATCTCACTTGTTATTCAGCTGGAAATTATTGCTAGTTCATGATTTtgatttatttgcaattttGAATTCTAATCTGAACTTGAAAGCGAGCAAGCTCTCTGAAGCTTTATGAGATTTTGAATTATAGTCTGAACTAGAATTATTGCTAGTTCAGAATGCTTTATGAGATTCACATCAGGCACATGAAATTGAGATCCTATAGGATAATGGAAACAGTAGTACATGTTCAAACTTAAGGAGCACATTTTTCATTTCCCCCCTTCAAATAATTGAACACCAAGTTGTTATGATAAGACATGAAAATACATAAGTTAAGTCCAATCATATACTGATAATACAGTAGATGCTATTGTCAGTAGACTGTTTGAAAAATGTTGAAGTTTTGTGCATGCAGAATTTGCTTCTTGTCGCCATCTTTTTTTTGGTTAATATTTATACAAGTTTGAGTTTGATCAATACATACAGCATCACTACTTTTAGTTTACTCAAATGATATGTTCAGTATCTAATATACCCCTCTTGCAGCTGGCACAAAATCACATCCATATTAAATTTTCTTATTCGATGAAATTAGAGTCTCTACTGATTGAGCCAATATGTCGGCACTCTCTTGAGTTAGGGGAACAACAGTTCCTCTGCCTCCTGAAATACTGGGCTTTTAAAAATGTCCAGCAGGAGCACAATTGTGTGAGATTTATccttataaattttaataattgTTCCTCAAATTCCCTAACTGCTTGGAATGTGAACTTGGTTTTCTTTTAAGGATTTCCAACTTGGTTTGGAATGCCAAACAAAGGTGATACACTTTAGAAAACATGCCACTATGCCAGGCTCGGCACACACCGAGTTATATCAAGATCCAAGGATACATAACCAATCATGTCTATACCTTTTTTTTATACTTATACTTTTATGACCAAGTTCATATTTTAGATGACTTGATTGCCCGAAATTTATTTTGGGTGAAGATTCTTAGATGTGCATCTTTTGGGTTTCATCTTTTtaattggatcttgtgggtttcatctctagcctaccccaacttacttgggacaaaggctttgttgttgttgtattctTAGATGGGCATCTGCTTATTGAATGGCTACTTGGGCTTTTGGAAACGTGGACATATCAGTCCATTATCCATCGAACCAAACTCGGTGTGTATTGTCATATTCTGGGCTAATAGATCTGAATATCTGATCCAATACTACTTTTATTTATCTTGGCTTGCATTTTCTCCATCAAAGCTACGAGAGTGGTGTGTTTGCCTAATAAAAATaacatctgaaaaggctactccACTCGAATGGCTGACAAAGTGGGATAATTTTTGTTCTCACACCCTCTTACTGTTTTTGATAATGTTGCCATATTTTTGTCACCGGGGGATCCTTTTCCCAGTTATAACTGTGGAGTGTGGCCCCCTTTGTGGTCtttgatctatttttataattatctAATTAAACACCTAGACCACTAGCCCAAATAGTTCTGTCACATCTTATGACTGACATGATGACAACTTCTAAGGTTGCCTGAAAATGAAGGCTAGTACAGATGGGCATTAAAGTGAATTGATAAATCTTGTCACTTTCACAAGAACAGGAACTCCCACCGGTATAGAATATCTTGCATTTCCATCACCTGTCAACTAACATGTTGTTTGAGTACAAGATGCGAGATAGGTCATTCCTTGCGGATTCCCCAAAGTTTACACTTTCATTAATCTTCTTGGAATTGTTTTGTATCCTGTAATTAGTTTCTGTTCTTAGAGAAACTAGTCAGTTAGTGCATACGTCATAGATTTATTTACTTAATATGTGGTGGTTGCATTTCAAGCAATATCTTTAATTGCAGCTGCAATGTTAACTAtgggagaagagagaaagagaaggggTTAGTTATGAGACCATGTGCAAAGGAAGGGCACAACAACACAAGTGGGGAACAACAGTTGGATGGGGGTAACATGGGATGGGAGCAATGTCTGTCCATGTTATTTAGTGTGTATTTCTGTATAGCTTTCAATCTTGGCTGGGCTCCTCTGGCAAGAGAATAGCAACCACCAACTTAATACCCCCACTTCCACTTTATCTCGTtatcttttttttgttcttccATTGGCAAAGATAACAGTGGGGCTTCAGTGCTGCCTCTCTTTATTTTCATTTATGGAATTTACATGAACACTATCAAGTAGGCAAGTAGGCAGACAGCAGCTTTGCAGTGTCCCTATCATATTAAACCTGGCTGATTTACAACTAAGGGTTTCCACGCTTATGATTGTGGAGAGATTTTAGGCGGCTACACGTTCAGTGAGTATTTGGCACCACTTTTAACAGGGTGAATATCAGAAACAGCTGCCTGAGGATGCATATGCAAACCGCTTTAGGAATAATGAGCACGACAACTACAGTAACTGAACACCTAACAGTTTTGGTATCACTGTTAAAGTTAAATAGGTATTTAGTTGGCATTTGGCAATGTTATGGACTGGTTATTTATGTGTCTCTATTATAGTATCATAATAGTACTATTAAATGGACTGTAAGGGATGTGGGTCcattaacatttttttttaaaaaaaaatatttggatgTAATGGAGCAAATATTTTGCGCTTTGGCCTAAGGAGAAAACAGGAATTTGGTGGTTACAACATGATTATGCGGTTATTGTGGGCATAGACAAGGACAACTCTTATCACTTTGGAAGGCCCTAAATGTTGTGAATAATTCTGAGCACCAGCCTACTGGTAGACTTTAGAGACCAAGGTTCATGCATCTTAGGTATCTTCATAGAAGAATGGGAGGGGCACAGGGTGGACTTTTTCTTATTTAAGATGAGGTGTTATATTACTCTTTTTAGCAAGCTAGTGGTATTTATTTTATGTACTTCAGTGTACTCTGTAACTTCACCTATTTTCATTTTAGAACCATTCAAGCTCTGCACCTAAGATGGTGTCGAGGAGTTCTTTTTTCCGTCTGCAGGTTACCTTTTTGAGAAATTTGTTTCTGCAGAACGTTACTTTTCTAGTTATATTATTAACAAAAACTGAACAAATTTTTATCGTTGCAGTTGTAGAGTGAGCCTGCCCCTGTAAATAAATCAATGGTAGAGATCCATGACCATACCGTTTTCAAGTATGACCATACAGTGAAAACATTTGAAGTTCTATAAGTAGAGGAAAATGATAGCTTAAGGTGCGCATATTGTTACGAGaaactgagaaaccaagttgaaatgtgtcttagttttttcttgtgatgagtgattgaacattgtcatttatttggttcgatgatcttcggttttacatgagctttgatgtgattttgaattgatttgagattttatttgagcataatgattatagactaattgaaattggagttgaagatatgtatttgcttgtctaatgttgtgcaggtgatggatgcaacttggcggtcgacggcaggATGATCAGGGACCaagtgaagtgcttggtgctagacgatcaaggaggccgggcggagtcaagggtgatcctagctgaacacgtggaggtcaagcaaagcattgaaggcgaatggagacgacgtgttgacaaagtcaagcgaaggggataccggtgcaagtgacaaggcggcccgagggatcaggagtgggagaggacttgccggcagtcaggatcgcatgacagagtacacgcgtcgacatcgaagcgcttgcttaaggtgtaagcaaggcggtgagtccacgctttgagaagcgtgcatgcggtttcgcggtttggtctcaaaactgtgggaggattgaaggagtatgtggcaccatcgcgaagcttacgtcgaggcgaagctaagtcgtgaaggcgccgcggtcgtccgatgaatgaagaagaaaatagaccaaaataccctcggtggtaggtagaagtgtactacaagataggggtattttgagaaaaagttaggAAATTTAAGGGctaagttttctaggcctataaatagaggggtatggttAGAGAGAGCTgggaaccagccacttgagcccctttgTGTCACTTATTTGAGAGTcttagagctagatttttagatgagagaatgatgagtgcttagcctatgtaataggtgagagttttgagagataaatatttgtaatccgtctaaaatagagctgatctCTTTTAGTAATTAAATTTatgtttttacatatgcttgaattccccttcttctagtttccctttattggttcccttgcaagtttgtaagtttttcgattttcaattttgattttcgttttgatttttgggctgaaatttcagcaccttgtgaaatcattcttcttgttgctagaggcataaaaactcacatacgagtatatactcataggtcttgagtacccttgcctctagatcatcaacttggagagattTTTTGCccgatgatttttttctttgagctgcaatatttcacctttgcaggattgctttttttttatacTAGTGGCTTAAATACTTACATACTTATGTATTTGGTCTTGAGTCttcttgccactagactatcatcttggaggataaacTTCTCCAGTGTCCATCTTATTTAATTTCTTTGGAAGTTGTGAGTTTTTGTGCATAAAGACATATGGAATGGTTTTGAATGTAACCTATGGTTTATATTCCATCTATGGAGTTATATTGCTATATAAGTAGTTTTCTTGCTTTGTCTTTTTAATTCTTTTACTTCCGTTTGAACGTTTTGAGGTACGTTAGGTGAGAAATAGGCAATAAAACGAAACCCTGATATGACTGAGAATTCTGGAGCGTATAATTTCATTAGCCAGGCCGTTCATTAGCTCAGTATGGTATTTCCATAATTCTGTACTTACTGCCGTGCAAAGTTCATGAAAAAAGCATTGAACCTTCAGTGCTTCAGTGCAAGGTGCTATACTGTGTCAGTGTGAGCATACTATGGCTACCACAGATTTTAGTGAGATAAGACTATATATTTCGAAACAAATTTATTGAGATAACTATTCATCTCACTCTAATCGTCATTCTCATTCTTACATAAACTTTTGCTCCTATCTTTTCACCAAGGCTCATTTGAATGGATTGGGACT
The nucleotide sequence above comes from Phragmites australis chromosome 4, lpPhrAust1.1, whole genome shotgun sequence. Encoded proteins:
- the LOC133917097 gene encoding salt tolerance receptor-like cytoplasmic kinase 1: MLLHRHGLLCCVCGGSATATVTTGGRGASVDAADQSSAKNPTGKMAATAIGTARQLTWAQVEAMTGGFTSAVVGEGGFSTVYLARLAGSLAAVKVHRSSERLHRAFRQELEALLRVRHPHIVRLLAFCDQRDEGVLVLEFAPNGNLHDQLHGGGKGAGSMPWVRRVSVALQVARALEYLHERCEPQVVHGDVKASNVLLDAAMGARLCDFGSARAGFSAAVHPRPRPSALSVLGTPGYVDPHYLRSGVVTKKSDVYSFGVLLLELLTGVQAFCDGRLLTAAVTPKINAVGSCDVGKLVDQRLGCKYDAGEAAVLVALAAACVRENPSLRPSMADVVRTLEQNGQASISSVGRRSDGVRKL